The following coding sequences lie in one Mycobacterium sp. DL440 genomic window:
- a CDS encoding FAD-dependent oxidoreductase, which produces MEKVWDCVIVGGGAAGLSAALVLGRARRRVLLVDAGNQSNLAAPGIGGLLGSDGRPPADLYAAGRAELAGYPTVEVRTGEVVRGEAGFALELADGTHEEARTVLLATGMEYRSPDIAGLEGLWGGSVFHCPFCHGWEMRDAPVAVIAQGDRAVHSALMMRGWTDDLVVLTNGDGGLDEAQAKQLDAAGIGVDERPIARFVAQGGDLAAVEFTDGTRLARRGALVAATLYQRSPLAAQLGAVSAPGPIAADALVVDPFTRTSVPGLFAAGDLSAQLPQVAAAVASGSQAGAAVVQHLLGEDVGLPVPPWPAQTAVTAQYWERHYGQRGRIWSGRVNAQLAKIAADLPTGTALDLGCGEGGDAVWLAENGWRVTAVDVSETALARAAAEAQERGVAEQITFERHDLSESVPDGRFDLVSAQFLQSPIAMDRAGLLRRAAGAVAPGGLLVIVDHGAAPPWAPEHVRKFPFPSAEDVVDSMNLDDAQWERIRVGTDEREATGPDGQHGTLIDNVMVLRRLG; this is translated from the coding sequence ATGGAGAAAGTTTGGGATTGCGTCATCGTCGGCGGCGGGGCGGCCGGTTTGAGTGCGGCGCTGGTACTGGGCCGGGCCCGTCGACGCGTACTGCTGGTCGACGCGGGGAATCAGAGCAACCTGGCCGCACCCGGAATCGGCGGCCTGCTGGGCAGCGACGGCCGTCCGCCCGCGGACCTCTATGCGGCCGGCCGCGCCGAATTGGCGGGCTACCCCACAGTGGAGGTGCGTACCGGCGAAGTCGTGCGCGGGGAGGCTGGTTTCGCGCTCGAGCTGGCCGACGGAACCCACGAAGAGGCTCGGACAGTGCTGCTGGCCACCGGCATGGAGTACCGCTCGCCCGACATCGCCGGGCTCGAAGGCCTGTGGGGCGGATCGGTTTTCCACTGCCCGTTCTGCCACGGCTGGGAGATGCGTGATGCGCCGGTCGCCGTGATCGCCCAGGGTGACCGCGCCGTGCACTCGGCGTTGATGATGCGCGGCTGGACCGACGACCTGGTGGTGCTGACCAATGGCGACGGAGGGCTGGACGAAGCACAGGCCAAGCAGTTGGACGCGGCCGGAATCGGCGTGGACGAGCGCCCGATAGCCCGATTCGTCGCTCAGGGCGGCGATCTGGCGGCCGTGGAGTTCACCGACGGCACCCGGCTGGCCAGGCGTGGCGCGCTCGTTGCCGCCACGCTGTACCAGCGCTCACCGCTGGCCGCGCAGCTCGGCGCCGTCTCGGCACCCGGGCCGATCGCTGCGGACGCCCTCGTCGTCGACCCGTTCACCCGCACCTCGGTGCCGGGCCTGTTCGCCGCGGGCGACCTGAGCGCCCAGCTGCCGCAGGTGGCCGCGGCAGTAGCGTCGGGCAGTCAGGCCGGCGCAGCCGTCGTGCAGCATCTGCTCGGCGAAGACGTCGGGCTTCCGGTACCACCCTGGCCCGCGCAAACGGCCGTCACCGCCCAGTACTGGGAGCGGCACTACGGGCAGCGCGGCCGTATCTGGAGCGGACGGGTCAACGCCCAGCTGGCGAAGATCGCGGCGGATCTGCCCACGGGCACCGCGCTGGATCTTGGCTGCGGCGAAGGGGGCGACGCCGTGTGGCTGGCCGAAAACGGGTGGCGGGTCACCGCCGTCGACGTGTCGGAGACCGCGCTCGCGCGGGCTGCAGCCGAAGCGCAGGAGCGGGGCGTGGCAGAGCAGATCACGTTCGAACGCCACGACCTGTCCGAGAGTGTCCCGGACGGTCGCTTTGACCTGGTCTCGGCCCAGTTCCTGCAGTCGCCCATCGCGATGGACCGCGCCGGATTGCTGCGTCGTGCCGCCGGTGCTGTGGCGCCCGGAGGCCTACTGGTCATCGTCGACCACGGGGCCGCGCCACCCTGGGCCCCCGAGCACGTCCGGAAGTTCCCATTCCCCAGCGCCGAGGACGTCGTCGACTCGATGAACCTCGATGACGCGCAATGGGAACGTATCCGGGTGGGTACCGACGAGCGGGAGGCGACCGGCCCGGACGGGCAGCACGGCACCCTGATCGACAATGTGATGGTGCTGCGTCGTCTGGGCTGA
- a CDS encoding bifunctional RNase H/acid phosphatase has product MKVLVEADGGSRGNPGPAGCGAVVFDAEHVAVLAERKEAIGRATNNVAEYRGLIAGLEAAAELGAAQVAVSMDSKLVVEQMSGRWKVKHPDLIPLQRRAAELAAGFEQVSYTWIPRERNSHADRLANEAMDAAAGIVSEQAAEKPAEAEKAALSAPGWTGATGAPTRLLLLRHGQTELSIARRYSGRGNPVLTEEGRRQADAAARYLGARGGVAAVVSSPLGRAYETAAAAAKALGIDVRVDDDLIETDFGEWEGLTFAEAAQRDPELHRRWLRDTSVEPPGGESFDAVARRVGRARDRIIAEHGAATVLVVSHVTPIKTILRLALDAGEGILYRLHLDLASLSIAEFYADGGSSVRLVNQTAYL; this is encoded by the coding sequence GTGAAGGTTCTCGTCGAAGCGGACGGGGGGTCCCGGGGAAATCCCGGTCCGGCGGGCTGCGGCGCGGTGGTGTTCGATGCCGAGCACGTCGCAGTCCTGGCCGAACGCAAAGAGGCGATCGGCCGGGCCACCAACAACGTCGCCGAATACCGCGGCCTGATCGCCGGTTTGGAGGCCGCCGCCGAGTTGGGCGCTGCCCAGGTGGCGGTGTCGATGGATTCCAAGCTCGTCGTGGAACAGATGTCGGGGCGCTGGAAGGTCAAACATCCTGACCTGATTCCTCTGCAGCGCCGGGCCGCCGAGTTGGCCGCGGGTTTCGAGCAGGTCAGCTACACGTGGATTCCGCGGGAACGCAACAGCCATGCCGACAGGCTGGCCAACGAAGCCATGGACGCGGCGGCGGGGATCGTCAGCGAACAAGCTGCCGAGAAGCCCGCCGAGGCCGAGAAGGCCGCGCTGTCGGCACCTGGCTGGACCGGTGCCACCGGAGCCCCGACCCGGCTGTTGCTGCTGCGCCACGGCCAGACCGAATTGTCCATCGCCCGGCGCTATTCGGGGCGCGGCAATCCGGTGCTGACCGAAGAGGGGCGCAGGCAGGCCGACGCCGCCGCGCGGTATCTGGGCGCACGCGGGGGCGTCGCGGCGGTGGTCAGCTCGCCGTTGGGGCGGGCGTATGAGACGGCTGCGGCGGCCGCCAAGGCGCTGGGCATCGATGTCCGTGTCGACGATGACCTGATCGAGACGGACTTCGGTGAGTGGGAAGGACTGACGTTCGCCGAAGCCGCGCAACGGGATCCGGAACTGCACCGGCGGTGGCTTCGTGACACCAGCGTCGAGCCGCCCGGTGGCGAAAGTTTCGATGCGGTGGCGCGCCGGGTCGGTCGCGCTCGCGACCGAATCATCGCCGAGCACGGTGCGGCAACGGTTCTGGTGGTCTCGCACGTGACCCCGATCAAGACGATCCTCCGATTGGCACTCGATGCGGGCGAGGGCATCCTGTACCGGCTGCACCTGGATCTGGCTTCGCTGTCGATCGCCGAGTTCTATGCCGACGGAGGCTCCTCGGTGCGGTTGGTGAACCAGACCGCCTACCTGTAG
- a CDS encoding DUF222 domain-containing protein, producing MFDMAGLSQVNPDADEAMLHRRIEELERAKSAAAAGQARCAALLDAKRRADAMAAGVPSAKRGRGVASEVALARHDSPNRGSRHLGFAKALVYEMPHTLWALETGVLSEWRATLIVRESACLSVEDRRALDAEMCADVTKLDGMGDKRIEAEAKKIAYRLDPQAVVDRAATAAEDRNVWIRPAPDCMARLTVLLPVQKGVGVYAALKRSADTTFDGRTRGQVMADTVAERVTGRPAEVPEPVAVNLVLSDQTLVGDDESPAVVEGYGPVPATVARNLVSDAVADERSRATLRRLYRNPESGALVAMESRSRLFPQGLAQFIGLRDQTCRTPYCDAPIRHHDHAQPHARGGPTSALNGLGECERCNYVKESPGWKVAARDENGVHTAEFVTPTGARYRSTAPPPPGPVELYECVTELRLAIEFGRCALAA from the coding sequence ATGTTCGATATGGCGGGGTTGTCACAGGTCAACCCGGACGCTGACGAGGCGATGCTGCATCGGCGTATCGAGGAACTCGAGCGCGCGAAGTCGGCGGCGGCCGCCGGGCAGGCCCGGTGCGCGGCCTTGTTGGACGCCAAGCGCCGGGCCGACGCGATGGCGGCAGGGGTGCCGAGCGCCAAACGGGGCCGCGGGGTGGCTTCGGAGGTCGCGCTGGCCCGCCATGACTCGCCGAACCGGGGGAGCCGGCATCTCGGGTTCGCCAAGGCGCTGGTGTACGAGATGCCGCACACGCTCTGGGCGCTGGAGACCGGGGTGTTGTCGGAGTGGCGGGCCACGTTGATTGTGCGGGAGTCGGCATGCCTGTCCGTGGAGGATCGGCGCGCGTTGGATGCCGAGATGTGCGCCGACGTCACGAAGCTGGACGGTATGGGCGACAAGCGGATCGAGGCGGAGGCGAAGAAGATTGCCTATCGCCTGGATCCGCAGGCTGTCGTCGACCGGGCGGCGACAGCGGCCGAGGATCGAAATGTCTGGATCCGGCCGGCGCCGGACTGCATGGCGCGGCTGACGGTGCTGCTACCCGTGCAGAAGGGTGTTGGCGTGTACGCGGCGCTCAAGCGGAGCGCTGACACGACGTTCGACGGTCGGACTCGCGGGCAGGTGATGGCCGACACCGTGGCAGAGCGGGTGACCGGCCGGCCCGCCGAGGTGCCTGAGCCGGTCGCAGTAAACCTGGTGCTCTCCGATCAGACTCTGGTCGGAGACGACGAAAGTCCGGCAGTGGTCGAGGGCTACGGCCCGGTGCCCGCGACCGTGGCCCGAAACCTGGTGAGCGATGCGGTGGCCGACGAGCGTTCGCGAGCCACGCTGCGGCGGCTCTACCGGAATCCGGAGTCCGGTGCGCTGGTGGCGATGGAGTCACGATCGCGGTTGTTCCCCCAGGGGCTGGCGCAATTCATCGGATTGCGGGATCAGACCTGCAGGACTCCGTACTGCGATGCGCCGATCCGCCATCACGACCACGCCCAACCGCATGCCCGGGGCGGTCCCACCAGTGCACTGAACGGTCTCGGCGAATGCGAGCGGTGCAACTACGTCAAGGAATCACCCGGATGGAAGGTGGCGGCCCGTGACGAGAACGGTGTGCACACAGCTGAATTCGTGACTCCTACCGGTGCGCGGTACCGCTCCACCGCGCCGCCACCACCCGGGCCCGTCGAACTATATGAATGCGTCACCGAACTACGACTGGCCATCGAATTCGGTAGATGCGCTCTGGCTGCTTAG
- a CDS encoding MarR family winged helix-turn-helix transcriptional regulator, whose amino-acid sequence MDDDQRTAAELADAFGRAAKSVVRAFDERLGDRGVSTPRSKLLAEIERLQPVRSAEVARAVGVTQATASTLVEALVREGLVARAPDENDRRAVRLTTTDEGGAQARRWRADYAAAAQEMFAGLTDDERRALTELLKKLGDALA is encoded by the coding sequence GTGGACGACGACCAACGGACCGCTGCGGAACTTGCCGACGCCTTCGGCCGGGCCGCCAAATCCGTTGTCCGAGCTTTCGACGAGCGCCTCGGCGATCGTGGCGTCTCGACACCGCGGTCCAAGCTCCTCGCCGAGATCGAGCGGCTGCAGCCGGTCCGGTCAGCGGAGGTGGCGCGAGCGGTCGGCGTCACCCAAGCCACCGCGTCAACCCTGGTCGAAGCGTTGGTACGGGAAGGCCTGGTGGCCCGCGCGCCCGACGAAAACGACCGTCGGGCAGTGCGATTGACGACCACCGACGAGGGGGGCGCACAAGCCCGACGTTGGCGGGCCGACTACGCCGCCGCCGCACAAGAAATGTTTGCCGGCCTCACCGACGACGAAAGGCGAGCGCTCACCGAGTTACTCAAGAAACTCGGCGACGCGCTCGCCTGA
- a CDS encoding CYTH and CHAD domain-containing protein has translation MAPGKPKTARYTEIERKFAVTESTVSPSFEGLSTVVEVARTPTQHLDAVYFDTPDRDLSAHRITLRRRTGGSDAGWHLKLPAGVDTRTEVRTPLGAGTDTVPEDLRDIVLAIVRDRPLAPVARISTERNVEVLHGADGVALAEFCDDRVTASATGQGADQQSWREWELELLTADVPDDLMDRLSNRLADAGAAPAGHGSKLAKVLGTDQAPTPTPPADPVHRAIAEQIDELLVWDRAVRADAYDSVHQMRVATRKIRSLLQESKDSFGLDDDGWVLDELRALAAVLGVARDAEVLGERYQRALDEMPAELVRGPVRQRLVEGANRRYTAGWRRSLLAMRSPRYFRLLDELEELVSAEKPKSADATAPSVTIDAAYKRVRKAAKTAAAVTADDASAEEKDEALHRIRKGAKRLRYTAAATGADKVSDRAKSIQTLLGDHQDSVVSKAHLSTQADAAHAAGEDTFTYGLLYQQEHDTAQQSRALLDHALKKLAKAVRKAH, from the coding sequence ATGGCCCCCGGCAAGCCCAAGACCGCCAGGTACACCGAAATCGAGCGGAAGTTCGCGGTCACCGAGAGCACCGTCTCGCCGTCGTTCGAGGGATTGTCGACCGTCGTCGAGGTCGCACGCACCCCAACCCAGCACCTGGACGCGGTGTACTTCGACACCCCGGATCGCGACCTATCCGCGCACCGCATCACGTTGCGGCGCCGCACCGGCGGCAGTGACGCAGGCTGGCACTTGAAGCTTCCGGCTGGGGTCGACACCCGCACCGAGGTTCGCACGCCTCTAGGCGCCGGAACCGACACGGTGCCCGAGGATCTGCGCGACATCGTGCTGGCGATCGTCCGGGATCGTCCGCTGGCCCCGGTGGCCCGGATCAGCACCGAACGCAACGTCGAAGTACTGCACGGGGCCGACGGCGTTGCGCTGGCCGAGTTCTGCGATGACCGGGTGACCGCATCGGCCACCGGGCAGGGGGCCGATCAACAGAGCTGGCGGGAGTGGGAGTTGGAGCTGCTCACCGCCGATGTACCCGATGACCTGATGGATCGGCTGTCGAATCGCTTGGCGGATGCCGGAGCAGCGCCGGCCGGGCACGGTTCGAAACTGGCCAAGGTGCTCGGCACCGATCAGGCCCCGACCCCGACTCCCCCGGCCGATCCGGTGCACCGAGCCATCGCCGAGCAGATCGACGAATTGCTGGTGTGGGACCGGGCGGTGCGCGCGGACGCCTACGACTCGGTGCATCAGATGCGGGTGGCGACCCGCAAGATCCGCAGCCTGCTGCAGGAATCCAAGGACTCGTTCGGACTGGACGACGACGGCTGGGTGCTCGACGAGCTGCGGGCGTTGGCCGCGGTGCTCGGGGTGGCCCGCGATGCCGAGGTGCTGGGCGAGCGCTACCAGCGCGCACTCGACGAGATGCCCGCCGAGCTGGTCCGGGGCCCGGTGCGCCAGCGACTCGTTGAGGGCGCCAACCGCCGCTACACCGCGGGCTGGCGTCGCTCCCTGCTGGCGATGCGGTCGCCGCGCTACTTCCGCCTGCTGGACGAACTGGAGGAGTTGGTCAGCGCCGAAAAGCCGAAATCCGCGGACGCCACTGCGCCTTCGGTGACCATCGACGCCGCGTACAAGCGGGTTCGCAAGGCCGCCAAGACTGCCGCGGCGGTGACGGCCGACGATGCCAGCGCCGAGGAAAAGGACGAAGCGCTGCACCGGATTCGTAAGGGCGCCAAGCGGCTTCGTTACACCGCGGCGGCCACCGGGGCCGACAAGGTGTCCGATCGGGCGAAGAGCATCCAGACCCTGCTGGGCGATCACCAGGACAGCGTGGTGAGCAAGGCCCACCTGAGTACCCAGGCCGATGCCGCACACGCCGCCGGTGAGGACACCTTCACGTACGGCCTGCTCTATCAACAGGAGCACGACACCGCCCAGCAGTCCCGGGCGTTGCTGGACCACGCGCTGAAGAAGCTGGCCAAGGCGGTGCGCAAGGCCCACTAG
- a CDS encoding helix-turn-helix domain-containing protein — protein MEANAVEPADIDALVRSRLRELRTQRGLTLEDVARRAQIDVSTLSRLESGKRRLALDHLPRLAGALSVTTDELLRAPQTEDPRVTGSSHTHHDITYWPLTRQGPAAGLHAYKVRISAKRRKPPAEFPVHEGRDWMYVLSGQLRLILGEQDFVVNPGEAVEFSTWTPHWFGAVDGPVEAITIFGPHGEQLHLHA, from the coding sequence ATGGAGGCAAACGCGGTCGAACCCGCCGACATCGACGCCCTGGTCCGGAGCCGGCTTCGTGAGTTGCGGACCCAACGCGGGCTCACCCTGGAAGACGTCGCGCGCCGCGCACAGATCGACGTCTCCACGCTGAGCCGGCTGGAATCCGGCAAGCGCCGACTGGCACTGGACCACCTGCCCAGGCTTGCCGGTGCGCTGTCGGTGACCACCGACGAGTTGCTGCGAGCGCCGCAGACCGAGGACCCCCGGGTCACCGGCAGCTCACACACCCACCACGACATCACCTACTGGCCGCTGACCCGGCAGGGCCCGGCGGCCGGGTTGCACGCCTACAAGGTCCGGATCAGCGCCAAACGGCGCAAACCTCCCGCCGAATTCCCCGTCCACGAGGGACGCGACTGGATGTACGTGCTCTCCGGACAACTGCGACTGATCCTGGGCGAACAGGATTTCGTCGTCAATCCCGGTGAGGCCGTGGAATTCTCGACCTGGACCCCGCACTGGTTCGGGGCAGTCGACGGCCCGGTCGAGGCGATCACCATCTTCGGCCCGCACGGCGAGCAACTACACCTGCACGCCTGA
- a CDS encoding VOC family protein — MMKIAYTHLWVHDQEVALKFWTEKVGMEVREDVSFPEEMGDFRWVTVGPPGQDDVGIVLMAVPGQPVMDESTRKQVLDLTAKGFAGTVFLTTENCQKSYEELSARGVEFTEPPNQMPYGIDSGFRDPSGNSIRLTQRTD; from the coding sequence ATGATGAAAATCGCGTACACGCATCTGTGGGTCCACGACCAGGAAGTCGCACTGAAGTTCTGGACCGAGAAGGTCGGAATGGAAGTGCGCGAAGATGTTTCGTTCCCGGAGGAGATGGGCGACTTCCGGTGGGTCACCGTCGGCCCACCCGGACAGGACGATGTCGGCATCGTGCTGATGGCCGTTCCCGGGCAGCCCGTGATGGATGAATCCACGCGCAAACAGGTGTTGGACCTGACCGCAAAGGGCTTCGCCGGCACGGTGTTTCTGACCACCGAGAACTGCCAGAAGAGCTACGAGGAGCTGAGCGCCCGCGGCGTCGAGTTCACCGAGCCGCCGAATCAGATGCCCTACGGCATCGACTCGGGCTTCCGTGACCCGTCGGGCAACAGCATCCGGCTGACCCAGCGCACCGACTAA
- a CDS encoding helix-turn-helix domain-containing protein, which yields MAQVPPARYLLRAKDLADARYADPITVDDLAAEAGLSRAHFSRMFTRAFGESPRAYLQTRRLERAAALLHNTDRSVADICVMVGLQSVGSFTTSFARAYGKPPAAYRASLPPAMLRAPVPSCILARDTRRSHLRRAKTAQTEKTAGPDRT from the coding sequence ATGGCTCAGGTGCCACCGGCACGATATTTGCTCCGCGCGAAGGATCTGGCGGATGCCCGCTACGCGGATCCGATCACCGTCGACGACCTCGCCGCGGAGGCCGGCTTGTCCCGCGCACATTTCAGCCGCATGTTCACCCGCGCCTTCGGTGAGTCCCCGCGCGCCTATCTGCAGACGCGGCGTCTCGAGCGGGCCGCCGCGCTATTGCACAACACTGACCGTTCGGTGGCCGACATCTGCGTGATGGTCGGCCTGCAGAGCGTCGGCTCGTTCACCACCAGCTTCGCGCGGGCGTACGGCAAGCCTCCGGCGGCGTACCGCGCCAGCCTGCCGCCGGCGATGCTCCGCGCTCCGGTGCCCAGTTGCATCCTGGCGCGGGATACCCGGCGTTCCCATCTCCGCCGCGCCAAGACAGCACAAACGGAGAAGACGGCCGGGCCGGACCGAACGTAG
- the panB gene encoding 3-methyl-2-oxobutanoate hydroxymethyltransferase gives MSEQSVYGASDSVEAKPRTKVRTLTLQKWKSEGHKWAMLTCYDYSSARVFDEAEIPVLLVGDSAANVVYGYDTTVPISIDELIPLARAVVKGAPHALVIADLPFGSYESSPQQALATATRFMKETGAQAIKLEGGERMADQIATLSAAGIPVVAHIGFTPQSVNGLGGFRVQGRGDAADQTIHDAIAVQEAGAIAVVLEMVPAELATQITGKLTIPTVGIGAGPNCDAQVLVWQDMAGLTSGKTAKFVRRFGDVGGELHRAAAQYAHDVATGVFPAEEHSY, from the coding sequence ATGTCTGAACAATCTGTTTATGGTGCTTCCGATTCGGTCGAAGCCAAGCCCCGCACCAAGGTCCGCACGCTCACACTGCAGAAGTGGAAGTCCGAAGGCCACAAGTGGGCGATGCTCACCTGTTACGACTACTCCAGCGCGCGGGTGTTCGACGAGGCCGAGATTCCGGTACTGCTCGTCGGCGACTCCGCCGCGAACGTGGTCTACGGCTACGACACCACCGTGCCGATCTCCATCGATGAGCTGATCCCGTTGGCCCGCGCGGTCGTCAAGGGCGCCCCGCACGCCCTGGTGATCGCCGATCTGCCGTTCGGCAGCTACGAGTCCAGCCCGCAGCAGGCGCTGGCCACCGCCACCCGTTTCATGAAGGAGACCGGCGCACAGGCGATCAAGCTCGAGGGCGGTGAGCGGATGGCCGATCAGATCGCGACACTGTCCGCCGCGGGCATCCCGGTGGTGGCGCACATCGGCTTCACGCCGCAGAGCGTCAACGGGCTGGGCGGGTTCCGCGTGCAGGGCCGCGGTGATGCCGCCGATCAGACGATCCACGATGCGATCGCCGTGCAGGAAGCCGGCGCGATCGCGGTGGTGCTGGAGATGGTGCCGGCCGAGTTGGCCACTCAGATCACCGGCAAGCTGACCATCCCCACGGTCGGCATCGGCGCCGGCCCCAACTGCGATGCCCAGGTGCTGGTCTGGCAGGACATGGCCGGGCTCACCAGCGGCAAGACCGCCAAGTTCGTCAGGCGTTTCGGTGACGTGGGCGGCGAATTGCACCGTGCGGCAGCGCAGTACGCCCACGACGTGGCGACCGGGGTGTTCCCGGCCGAGGAGCACAGCTACTGA
- a CDS encoding oxidoreductase, protein MAPSPQTFSLGSQSVRRVGFGAMQLPGPGVFGPPRDHDQAISVLRRAVEAGVDHIDTAQIYGPNIANQLIREALYPYPENLALVSKVGGKRDEAANWLPAQQPDELRRDLEENLRTLDVDRLAAVNLRMFGADAGAPGDVDHDLFEQQLQTMIAARDEGLIAGIGLSNISREHLEIALGATEIVCVQNAYNLADRTSQPVLDLCIERNIAFVPFFPLGSAFAPDNPVLGHPAIRQVATELGRTPAQIALAWTLNVAPNILLIPGTSSLAHLEENLAVADIELPADLAV, encoded by the coding sequence ATGGCCCCCTCCCCGCAGACATTCTCGTTAGGCTCCCAGTCCGTCCGGCGAGTCGGATTCGGCGCCATGCAGTTGCCCGGGCCCGGGGTGTTCGGACCGCCGCGCGACCATGACCAGGCCATCTCCGTCCTGCGGCGTGCCGTCGAGGCCGGCGTCGATCACATCGACACCGCCCAGATCTACGGGCCGAACATCGCCAACCAGCTCATCCGGGAGGCGCTGTACCCCTACCCGGAAAACCTGGCCTTGGTCAGCAAGGTCGGCGGCAAGCGCGACGAGGCGGCCAACTGGCTTCCTGCGCAGCAGCCCGATGAATTACGCCGCGACCTGGAAGAGAACCTGCGCACCCTCGACGTGGACCGCCTCGCCGCAGTGAATCTGCGTATGTTCGGGGCCGACGCCGGGGCCCCCGGCGACGTCGACCATGACCTGTTCGAACAGCAACTGCAGACCATGATCGCCGCGCGCGACGAAGGCCTGATCGCCGGGATCGGACTCAGCAACATCTCCCGCGAGCACCTGGAGATCGCGCTCGGAGCCACCGAGATCGTCTGCGTGCAGAACGCCTACAACCTCGCCGACCGCACCTCGCAGCCCGTGCTCGACCTGTGCATCGAACGCAACATCGCCTTCGTCCCGTTCTTTCCGCTGGGTTCGGCGTTCGCACCGGACAATCCGGTCCTTGGCCATCCGGCAATCCGGCAAGTCGCCACCGAACTGGGACGCACGCCGGCGCAGATTGCCTTGGCGTGGACCCTGAACGTGGCGCCGAACATCCTGCTGATTCCCGGTACCTCCTCCCTTGCTCACCTGGAGGAGAACCTGGCCGTCGCCGACATCGAACTGCCGGCAGATCTCGCGGTCTAG
- a CDS encoding enoyl-CoA hydratase/isomerase family protein, which yields MTEPSYEAILFEQSGAVARITLNRPDAANGMNDTMTRELADAARRCDTPATKAVVLTGAGRFFCAGGDLKSFATAPDRGRFIKGVADDLHQAISSFARMDAVLITAVNGTAAGAGFSLGVTGDLVLAAESATFTMAYTKVGLSPDGSASYHLPRLVGLRRAQELILTNRTLSAAEAQEWGLVTEVVAGDELAARATKLAEQVAAGSGGSNGAVKSLLVSSFKNSLEEQMAAEARFIAERANSADGREGVDAFLAKRKAEFA from the coding sequence GTGACCGAGCCCAGCTATGAAGCCATCTTGTTCGAGCAGTCCGGCGCCGTCGCGCGCATCACGCTGAACCGCCCGGACGCCGCGAATGGCATGAACGACACCATGACTCGCGAACTGGCCGACGCCGCCCGGCGCTGCGACACGCCCGCCACCAAAGCCGTGGTGCTGACCGGCGCGGGCCGGTTCTTCTGCGCCGGCGGCGATCTGAAGTCGTTCGCCACCGCACCCGACCGCGGCCGCTTCATCAAGGGCGTCGCCGACGATCTGCACCAGGCCATCTCGTCGTTCGCCCGGATGGATGCCGTGTTGATCACCGCGGTCAACGGCACCGCGGCCGGCGCCGGGTTCAGCCTTGGGGTGACCGGCGACCTGGTCCTGGCCGCAGAATCCGCCACCTTCACGATGGCCTACACCAAGGTGGGCCTGAGTCCCGACGGCAGCGCGTCCTACCACCTGCCGCGACTGGTCGGACTGCGTCGGGCACAGGAGCTCATCCTCACCAACCGCACGCTCTCGGCCGCCGAGGCGCAGGAGTGGGGACTGGTCACCGAGGTGGTCGCCGGCGACGAGCTCGCTGCCCGGGCCACGAAACTGGCTGAGCAGGTGGCGGCAGGTTCCGGCGGATCCAACGGCGCGGTCAAGTCCCTGCTGGTGTCCTCGTTCAAGAACAGCCTCGAAGAGCAGATGGCGGCCGAAGCCCGGTTCATCGCCGAGCGGGCCAACTCCGCCGACGGTCGCGAGGGCGTCGACGCGTTCCTGGCCAAGCGCAAGGCCGAATTCGCCTAG
- a CDS encoding TetR/AcrR family transcriptional regulator, giving the protein MAAETTPANTAAGRGRPRLTRPRRPGATAREQILDAAAELFTNHGYASTSTRRIADEVGVRQASLYHHFATKDDILDALLAGTVDAALHLGTELLDSAGPAAQHLHTLAVADARQLCAGRWNLGALYLLPELRTDRFDPFRRRRADLREVYRRLSEAVIAECGGPTAAADLPFRLVESVVNTRSDDIEGTPAQPWVIADGALRILGFHGDFGPLVSATAARLGVRPPPTPGR; this is encoded by the coding sequence ATGGCGGCTGAGACGACACCGGCGAACACCGCCGCAGGGCGTGGACGCCCACGTCTGACGCGGCCACGTCGCCCGGGGGCCACCGCCCGCGAACAGATCCTCGACGCGGCCGCCGAGCTGTTCACCAACCACGGGTATGCCAGCACCTCGACCCGGCGGATCGCCGACGAGGTGGGTGTGCGACAGGCCTCGCTGTATCACCATTTCGCCACCAAGGACGACATCCTCGACGCGTTGCTGGCCGGCACGGTCGATGCGGCCCTGCATCTGGGCACCGAACTGCTCGACAGCGCGGGCCCGGCGGCCCAGCACCTGCACACCCTCGCCGTCGCCGATGCTCGCCAGCTGTGCGCCGGCCGGTGGAACCTGGGCGCCCTCTATCTGCTTCCCGAGCTCCGCACCGACCGGTTCGACCCGTTTCGGCGCCGGCGCGCCGACCTTCGCGAGGTTTACCGCAGGCTGTCTGAGGCGGTGATCGCCGAGTGCGGTGGTCCGACCGCTGCTGCCGACCTGCCGTTCCGGTTGGTGGAATCGGTGGTCAACACCCGCTCCGACGATATCGAGGGCACGCCGGCGCAGCCCTGGGTGATCGCGGACGGGGCGCTTCGGATCCTCGGATTCCACGGCGATTTCGGCCCACTCGTGAGTGCCACCGCGGCCCGGCTGGGCGTGCGACCGCCGCCAACCCCGGGCCGCTAG